ACACAGAGCAGCGGCATCATCAAAACCATGGCGATGACCCGTGGCAGCACGAGAAACTGCATGGGCGATATGCCGAAAGTTGTCAGTGCATCGATCTCTTCATTCACCTTCATGCTTCCGATTTGTGCGGCAAAGGCCGCCCCGGTGCGACCAGCCATAATGACTCCCGCCATAACCGCAGCCAACTCACGGGTCGTGGCGAGCCCCACCAGGTCCGCAACGTAGATATCGGCGGCGAATTTCTGAAGCTGGATCACACCAATAAAAGCGATGATCAAACCAGTCAGAAAGCTCAGTAAGGAGACAATGGGCACTGCCGTAGCCCCCGTGGTTTGAAGAATAAAGAGGAAATCCTGACGGCGTATTTTCGCCCTGCCGGTGACAAAGGCCAGAAGGTCGAGCACAAGCTCACCGGAAAAAGCAAGATAGCGCATCACGCCGTCCAGTACGCCGAGAGATTTTTGGCCCAGACTCGAAAGCCAGTCCCTTCCTTTGAATCCTCCCGTACTCTCGTTTTTCGGTACCACACGGGACAAGCGAACAAGATTTTGCACCCCCTCCGGTAAATCTCCCAGATGGCAATTAAGGCCGTTTTCGTTCGCCCAGTCCTGACACGCCCGGACGAAAATCAACAGGCCCGTATCCCATGATTGAAGACAGTGAATATCAAAATGTATCGATTTGTAAGCCGACGGATCTACCTTGGACAGCACATCCGGCAGCTTCGGGCGTTGCCGGGAAAGCAACCAACGACCGGACAGATGCAGCACCAGCACACCCGCATCGTCAGCTGAGCCCCGACTGGAGGCCAGACACGCCGCTTGATCTTGCTCATCGGTCGTCATCAAATTAAATAATGCGCATCACTCCTTCGCTTGCCATAACTGTATGACATGCCCATTCAGTAGACGCAAAGGTGGACCATACACCCTCTTGAATAAAGCACTTTTTCTCATGCAAAACATCCTTTTCGACCTCGACGGCACATTGATCGACCACTTCAGCGCAATACACCGTGGCGTTGCCTATGCACAACAAAAGCTTGGGCTTCCCGAAAGCGATTATGCCACCGTACGTGCAACGGTGGGCGGCTCGGTGCCGATTACCCTGGGTAAGCTCTGCGGCGAAGAACATGTCGAGGCCGCCATCCCCTATTTCCGGGATCACTTCGCCGAGATCATGTATGATGACGTCGAAATTATACCCGGGAGCGACTGGTTACTCAAAGCCCTCAAGACGAACGGGCATAAGCTCGGTGTATTCACCAACAAATACGAGACCCATGCCGCGGCCATACTCGAGCATCTTGGCTTAGCTCAATATCTCGACGTCATAGTCGGCACCGGACACGGCCATGGCCATCGCAAGCCGGACCCGCGTTTTACCATGGAAGCTCTTGAGCGCATGGCTTGCGCTTCCGATGAAGCTGCCATGGTCGGCGACTCTCCCTACGACTTTGCGGCCGCACAAGCCGGCTGTCTGCCCTGCTATCTCCTGGCCACGGGCAGCCACACCGCTGAACAATTGGCGGATGCAACCGGCAGCTCCACAATTTTCAATGACCTGCGAGAACTGGGTGAACGCGTTTTTTCAATTACTTAATCCTCGGCGACTGCATGAACCGACCACTACCAAAAGCCGTCCTCTGGGATATGGACGGTACCCTTATTGATCAAACTGCGCCCATTATTCAGTGCTACACGGAAGTCATCACTGCACTGGGGCATACCGCACCCGACACCGACGTCATTCGTCGCAGCCTCGGCGGACCGATGGCATCGACCATGGGTCTTTTTGTTGAAAATGAGCGCATGGAAGAAGCCTGCCTGGCTTTCCGCAAACGCTTTCCCGAAATCATGCTGGACGGACTGATTATATTGCCCGGTGCACTTGAATTGATCGACTTTTTTGCCGGAAAAGAATGTCCGCAGGCCATCTTTACCAACAAACATGGCGAAACCGCGCGTGCTGTGAGCAAGCACTGCGGTTTCTCCCGGAAAATAAAGGTTTGTATCGGTAACACTGATACTGAATGGGCCAAGCCCGATCCTAAGCTGACAAACTACGTACTCGAACAGATAAAAGCGCAAAGTGAAGGTGCCATTTTGATCGGTGACTCGCCCACGGATGCAGAGACCGCACGGAATGCCAATCTGATTTTCTACGGTGTCAGTACCGGCGCGCACAGCGTTGAGGAGCTTAGAGCCGGCGGTGCCGAGATGGCCTGCCAAAGCCTTGAAGATCTATTACATCGCTTTAACGCGTAATGCGGGCGGACGCCTGTTCTACAGCCCCCGCCCTAGCAGGATAAAAATCTTAATTAGCCGAAAAAGCGCTGCAGTTTTTTCACGGCATTGGCCAATCGTTCGACGTCGTCGAAGTTATTATAAAAGGCAAACGAAGCTCGCGCGGTGGCAGGTAAACCAAAGCGTTTGAGCAGAGGCTGGGTGCAATGGTGCCCCGCGCGTACGGCGACCCCGTCGGCATCAAGGAACGTGCCGATATCATGGGGATGAACCCCGTCGATTACAAAGGAAAGGATGGATGCTTTGTGCGGAGCCTTGCCGATGATGCGCAAATTATCCACATCGGAGAGCGCCTCAGTCGCCGCCTGAAGTAGAGCCGCTTCAT
The window above is part of the Coraliomargarita sinensis genome. Proteins encoded here:
- a CDS encoding MlaE family ABC transporter permease; this translates as MTTDEQDQAACLASSRGSADDAGVLVLHLSGRWLLSRQRPKLPDVLSKVDPSAYKSIHFDIHCLQSWDTGLLIFVRACQDWANENGLNCHLGDLPEGVQNLVRLSRVVPKNESTGGFKGRDWLSSLGQKSLGVLDGVMRYLAFSGELVLDLLAFVTGRAKIRRQDFLFILQTTGATAVPIVSLLSFLTGLIIAFIGVIQLQKFAADIYVADLVGLATTRELAAVMAGVIMAGRTGAAFAAQIGSMKVNEEIDALTTFGISPMQFLVLPRVIAMVLMMPLLCVFANAVSIAGGMVVATTISDVSVTQYINQIDHAVSTTDFAVGIFKSAVFGLIVAMAGCYRGLNCGKDATAVGLAATSAVVTAITWIVIADAVFAVMFHILGV
- a CDS encoding HAD family hydrolase → MQNILFDLDGTLIDHFSAIHRGVAYAQQKLGLPESDYATVRATVGGSVPITLGKLCGEEHVEAAIPYFRDHFAEIMYDDVEIIPGSDWLLKALKTNGHKLGVFTNKYETHAAAILEHLGLAQYLDVIVGTGHGHGHRKPDPRFTMEALERMACASDEAAMVGDSPYDFAAAQAGCLPCYLLATGSHTAEQLADATGSSTIFNDLRELGERVFSIT
- a CDS encoding HAD family hydrolase; its protein translation is MNRPLPKAVLWDMDGTLIDQTAPIIQCYTEVITALGHTAPDTDVIRRSLGGPMASTMGLFVENERMEEACLAFRKRFPEIMLDGLIILPGALELIDFFAGKECPQAIFTNKHGETARAVSKHCGFSRKIKVCIGNTDTEWAKPDPKLTNYVLEQIKAQSEGAILIGDSPTDAETARNANLIFYGVSTGAHSVEELRAGGAEMACQSLEDLLHRFNA